One part of the Denticeps clupeoides chromosome 8, fDenClu1.1, whole genome shotgun sequence genome encodes these proteins:
- the arhgef33 gene encoding rho guanine nucleotide exchange factor 33 isoform X1, which translates to MLQGRRDDIGGTGKKKSKQQKRGPKATQGLGSASVKIDPLLIGGLDTSTGVGTHTRFPLVLWRTLYSSTPGTLRPFRQASAHQKRQHSQISWKMEKLKMHALWAELKVGLGGVVQDVAALQMGESQLEEKISAQQRDSSDKILSIRNTLNTLQEDLNGALTQISQLCCKQKDLQRELELLRTLQHRKSSKGEASVDGHASLSSQTELSLIQHYISSLPVNQEQPRRSRSKSPVWRERQDNKDLTELNNQELSKRQTAALELLESERVYISYLSLLLKANITFNGSESANLKDKRPFPTSLRFLIQQHLELLHVLQERVLKSQWQGIMGDVFLRLTSKESDFLDQYISYLKELPECLSVVNMFTSSSPKPAGLLEGDIMGDETRPPLHTLLLQPVQRIPEYLMLLQNLMQQTESEHPDYYLLLVCVQHLRSFTTQYGHLLQHNQGLLTHSHAQATRSHSHLHERLVHTRKELSRSSVKQLYKVDYDPASTYSSSSAILESSGRRSKPATVRNFPDWDAEPPRYDIDLPSPVPFPPDADLRVKAPVTALRSIPETEGTGTGLVSALGAFLPYGQGDTRCDHCSSPSPSSDSSIDIAFVRCSPTPSPAHQSHARSKGSGGYRAARGGVSPDSVGLMRPRPLQAAQGKSKSLNGLQLDSIDSPAHTGRNAHPRLERQSSAKNRTRHLDTHTQTHADTEEQSLLTSSKTSVSPTWGEELKWRAISEESSHTPLSERSRKQEGKGFRSSFKKLFKKKSGGEKEKASDKTESCGDLDSARGNRLGDIDRGTAV; encoded by the exons ATGCTTCAGGGAAGGAGGGATGACATAGGTGGAACAGGAAAGAAGAAAAGCAAGCAGCAGAAAAGAGGTCCAAAAGCCACACAGGGTCTAGGTTCGGCAAGTGTTAAGATAGATCCGTTGCTCATAGGGGGACTGGATACCAGCACCGGTGTTGGCACACACACCAGATTCCCACTGGTCCTCTGGAGGACACTGTATTCTTCTACACCGGGGACATTGCGTCCATTTCGCCAAGCATCTGCTCATCAGAAGCGCCAACATTCCCAGATATCATGGAAAATGGAAAAGCTGAAG ATGCATGCCCTTTGGGCTGAGCTGAAGGTGGGGCTCGGAGGCGTGGTTCAGGATGTTGCTGCATTGCAAATGGGAGAAAGCCAACTGGAGGAGAAGATTTCAGCTCAGCAGAGAGACTCCAGTGACAAGATCCTGTCCATCAGAAACACGCTCAATACCTTACAG GAGGACCTGAATGGGGCTTTGACCCAGATCTCTCAGCTGTGCTGCAAACAGAAAGATCTGCAGAGAGAGCTGGAGTTGCTGCGGACTCTACAACACAG GAAGAGTTCCAAAGGGGAGGCGTCTGTGGATGGTCACGCCTCCCTCTCTAGTCAGACGGAGCTCAGCCTTATTCAGCATTACATCAGCAGCCTTCCGGTCAATCAAG AACAACCCCGTAGGAGTCGGTCCAAGTCACCAGTGTGGAGAGAAAGGCAAGACAACAAAGACCTGACAGAATTGAATAACCAGGAGCTCA GTAAGAGGCAAACAGCGGCACTGGAGCTGCTTGAGTCGGAACGTGTTTACATCTCCTATCTGTCCCTCCTGTTGAAGGCCAACATTACATTCAACGGCTCAGAGAGCGCCAACCTCAAAGACAAAAG gcCATTCCCCACATCTTTGAGATTTCTAATTCAGCAACACCTCGAGCTACTACACGTCCTGCAGGAGCGAGTGCTGAAGAGCCAGTGGCAGGGAATCATGGGAGATGTATTTTTGCGGCTCACCAGTAAAGAG AGTGATTTCCTGGACCAGTACATTTCGTACCTGAAGGAACTGCCTGAGTGTTTATCTGTGGTTAATATGTTCACATCCAGCTCCCCCAAACCAGCGGGCCTTTTGGAG GGTGACATCATGGGTGATGAGACTCGTCCACCTTTGCACACCCTTCTTTTACAACCAGTTCAGCGTATCCCAGAATACTTGATGCTTCTGCAG AACTTGATGCAGCAGACAGAGTCGGAGCACCCAGATTACTACCTGcttctggtgtgtgtgcagcatcTGCGTTCCTTCACCACCCAGTATGGCCACTTGCTTCAGCACAACCAGGGCttgctcacacactcacatgcacaagCCACGCGGTCACACTCACACCTGCACGAACGCCTCGTACACACGCGCAAGGAGCTCAGCAG GTCATCAGTGAAACAGCTTTATAAAGTGGATTATGATCCGGCATCAACCTACTCCTCCAGCAGTGCCATACT AGAGTCCAGTGGCAGGCGCAGCAAACCAGCTACAGTCCGAAATTTTCCAGACTGGGATGCGGAGCCACCACGCTACGACATTGACCTTCCGTCTCCTGTGCCATTCCCGCCAGATGCAGACCTCCGTGTCAAAGCCCCGGTAACCGCGCTCCGCAGTATCCCAGAGACGGAAGGGACAGGGACTGGGCTGGTCAGTGCTCTAGGGGCCTTCCTGCCATATGGACAAGGTGACACGAGGTGTGATCACTGTTCTAGTCCGTCCCCCTCCTCTGACTCTAGCATCGATATTGCCTTTGTGCGTTGTAGCCCCACGCCCAGCCCAGCCCACCAGTCACATGCTAGGAGCAAAGGAAGTGGGGGTTACCGGGCTGCGCGTGGGGGTGTGTCTCCTGATTCAGTTGGCCTGATGAGGCCACGCCCTCTCCAAGCCGCTCAGGGAAAGAGCAAGTCACTGAATGGCCTGCAACTGGACAGCATTGatagccccgcccacacagGACGCAATGCCCATCCAAGGCTGGAGCGTCAATCTAGTGCCAAGAACCGGACAAGGCaccttgacacacacactcagacacacgcTGACACAGAGGAGCAATCGCTCCTGACATCCAGCAAG ACTTCAGTGAGCCCGACATGGGGGGAGGAACTGAAATGGAGGGCCATTTCGGAGGAGAGCAGCCACACACCCCTGAGTGAACGCAGCAGAAAGCAGGAAGGAAAGGGCTTCAGGAGCTCCTTCAAGAAACTTTTCAAGAAGAA GTCTGGTGGGGAAAAGGAGAAAGCTTCGGATAAAACAGAGAGCTGTGGTGACCTTGACTCTGCCAGAGGAAATCGACTTGGAGACATTGACCGTGGGACAGCTGTGTAA
- the arhgef33 gene encoding rho guanine nucleotide exchange factor 33 isoform X2: MENGKAEDGDDGLVDETDLHIAQMHALWAELKVGLGGVVQDVAALQMGESQLEEKISAQQRDSSDKILSIRNTLNTLQEDLNGALTQISQLCCKQKDLQRELELLRTLQHRKSSKGEASVDGHASLSSQTELSLIQHYISSLPVNQEQPRRSRSKSPVWRERQDNKDLTELNNQELSKRQTAALELLESERVYISYLSLLLKANITFNGSESANLKDKRPFPTSLRFLIQQHLELLHVLQERVLKSQWQGIMGDVFLRLTSKESDFLDQYISYLKELPECLSVVNMFTSSSPKPAGLLEGDIMGDETRPPLHTLLLQPVQRIPEYLMLLQNLMQQTESEHPDYYLLLVCVQHLRSFTTQYGHLLQHNQGLLTHSHAQATRSHSHLHERLVHTRKELSRSSVKQLYKVDYDPASTYSSSSAILESSGRRSKPATVRNFPDWDAEPPRYDIDLPSPVPFPPDADLRVKAPVTALRSIPETEGTGTGLVSALGAFLPYGQGDTRCDHCSSPSPSSDSSIDIAFVRCSPTPSPAHQSHARSKGSGGYRAARGGVSPDSVGLMRPRPLQAAQGKSKSLNGLQLDSIDSPAHTGRNAHPRLERQSSAKNRTRHLDTHTQTHADTEEQSLLTSSKTSVSPTWGEELKWRAISEESSHTPLSERSRKQEGKGFRSSFKKLFKKKSGGEKEKASDKTESCGDLDSARGNRLGDIDRGTAV; the protein is encoded by the exons ATGGAAAATGGAAAAGCTGAAG ATGGCGACGATGGCCTTGTGGATGAAACTGACCTGCACATTGCTCAG ATGCATGCCCTTTGGGCTGAGCTGAAGGTGGGGCTCGGAGGCGTGGTTCAGGATGTTGCTGCATTGCAAATGGGAGAAAGCCAACTGGAGGAGAAGATTTCAGCTCAGCAGAGAGACTCCAGTGACAAGATCCTGTCCATCAGAAACACGCTCAATACCTTACAG GAGGACCTGAATGGGGCTTTGACCCAGATCTCTCAGCTGTGCTGCAAACAGAAAGATCTGCAGAGAGAGCTGGAGTTGCTGCGGACTCTACAACACAG GAAGAGTTCCAAAGGGGAGGCGTCTGTGGATGGTCACGCCTCCCTCTCTAGTCAGACGGAGCTCAGCCTTATTCAGCATTACATCAGCAGCCTTCCGGTCAATCAAG AACAACCCCGTAGGAGTCGGTCCAAGTCACCAGTGTGGAGAGAAAGGCAAGACAACAAAGACCTGACAGAATTGAATAACCAGGAGCTCA GTAAGAGGCAAACAGCGGCACTGGAGCTGCTTGAGTCGGAACGTGTTTACATCTCCTATCTGTCCCTCCTGTTGAAGGCCAACATTACATTCAACGGCTCAGAGAGCGCCAACCTCAAAGACAAAAG gcCATTCCCCACATCTTTGAGATTTCTAATTCAGCAACACCTCGAGCTACTACACGTCCTGCAGGAGCGAGTGCTGAAGAGCCAGTGGCAGGGAATCATGGGAGATGTATTTTTGCGGCTCACCAGTAAAGAG AGTGATTTCCTGGACCAGTACATTTCGTACCTGAAGGAACTGCCTGAGTGTTTATCTGTGGTTAATATGTTCACATCCAGCTCCCCCAAACCAGCGGGCCTTTTGGAG GGTGACATCATGGGTGATGAGACTCGTCCACCTTTGCACACCCTTCTTTTACAACCAGTTCAGCGTATCCCAGAATACTTGATGCTTCTGCAG AACTTGATGCAGCAGACAGAGTCGGAGCACCCAGATTACTACCTGcttctggtgtgtgtgcagcatcTGCGTTCCTTCACCACCCAGTATGGCCACTTGCTTCAGCACAACCAGGGCttgctcacacactcacatgcacaagCCACGCGGTCACACTCACACCTGCACGAACGCCTCGTACACACGCGCAAGGAGCTCAGCAG GTCATCAGTGAAACAGCTTTATAAAGTGGATTATGATCCGGCATCAACCTACTCCTCCAGCAGTGCCATACT AGAGTCCAGTGGCAGGCGCAGCAAACCAGCTACAGTCCGAAATTTTCCAGACTGGGATGCGGAGCCACCACGCTACGACATTGACCTTCCGTCTCCTGTGCCATTCCCGCCAGATGCAGACCTCCGTGTCAAAGCCCCGGTAACCGCGCTCCGCAGTATCCCAGAGACGGAAGGGACAGGGACTGGGCTGGTCAGTGCTCTAGGGGCCTTCCTGCCATATGGACAAGGTGACACGAGGTGTGATCACTGTTCTAGTCCGTCCCCCTCCTCTGACTCTAGCATCGATATTGCCTTTGTGCGTTGTAGCCCCACGCCCAGCCCAGCCCACCAGTCACATGCTAGGAGCAAAGGAAGTGGGGGTTACCGGGCTGCGCGTGGGGGTGTGTCTCCTGATTCAGTTGGCCTGATGAGGCCACGCCCTCTCCAAGCCGCTCAGGGAAAGAGCAAGTCACTGAATGGCCTGCAACTGGACAGCATTGatagccccgcccacacagGACGCAATGCCCATCCAAGGCTGGAGCGTCAATCTAGTGCCAAGAACCGGACAAGGCaccttgacacacacactcagacacacgcTGACACAGAGGAGCAATCGCTCCTGACATCCAGCAAG ACTTCAGTGAGCCCGACATGGGGGGAGGAACTGAAATGGAGGGCCATTTCGGAGGAGAGCAGCCACACACCCCTGAGTGAACGCAGCAGAAAGCAGGAAGGAAAGGGCTTCAGGAGCTCCTTCAAGAAACTTTTCAAGAAGAA GTCTGGTGGGGAAAAGGAGAAAGCTTCGGATAAAACAGAGAGCTGTGGTGACCTTGACTCTGCCAGAGGAAATCGACTTGGAGACATTGACCGTGGGACAGCTGTGTAA